A single region of the Lusitaniella coriacea LEGE 07157 genome encodes:
- a CDS encoding DUF1294 domain-containing protein, with the protein MKSNLRRGKLIKWKDDRGFGFIQPIDGGKEVFLHISELKDATRRPQKNDTIYYQCTVDSGGKVRACNAFILGARNKKASLNGNTKPRTANTFKFPIIEVLLLSILPLFGVVHFAWTIRNPLPLIFYPVMSVLTYTLYADDKSRAKRQTWRTSEQTLHLCELAGGWLGGFIAQRTLRHKSKKQSYQLVFWAIVTTHYIAWLFWLFQGITLLS; encoded by the coding sequence ATGAAATCCAATCTCCGCAGAGGGAAACTTATAAAATGGAAAGACGATCGCGGATTTGGTTTTATTCAGCCCATTGATGGTGGCAAAGAAGTTTTTTTACACATTTCTGAACTCAAAGATGCAACTCGTCGCCCGCAGAAAAATGATACGATTTACTACCAATGTACCGTTGACTCAGGGGGCAAAGTTCGTGCTTGTAACGCCTTCATTTTGGGAGCGCGAAACAAAAAAGCGTCTTTGAATGGCAATACAAAACCTCGTACTGCGAACACCTTCAAATTTCCGATAATTGAGGTACTACTACTATCAATTTTGCCTTTGTTCGGAGTCGTTCATTTTGCTTGGACAATACGCAATCCTCTTCCACTGATTTTCTATCCTGTAATGAGTGTATTGACCTATACTCTATACGCTGATGATAAATCTCGTGCAAAACGACAGACCTGGCGAACTTCCGAACAAACGCTACATCTATGTGAGCTTGCAGGTGGATGGTTGGGTGGATTTATAGCCCAGCGAACACTACGCCACAAAAGTAAGAAACAGTCTTATCAGCTCGTGTTTTGGGCAATCGTCACAACTCATTACATCGCTTGGCTGTTTTGGTTATTTCAGGGAATCACACTATTGTCTTAG
- a CDS encoding diguanylate cyclase encodes MSILEQLNKKDPSVMNEQSQENPIILIVDDTPSNLQFLFTYLENKNYRVFVAQHGKQALTISESIRPDLILLDILMPGLSGFEVCQKLKAKQETEDIPIIFLTALSEPSNKVQGFESGGVDYVTKPIAPNELLARIQTHLTLRKTQRLLKERNEKLSQLSEELIVANRKLEELSFSDPLTKTFNRRHFEVQLNQDWNRLVRYPDSLSIILCDVDYFKVYNDTYGHPAGDRCLQQVAGAIVSTVKRPSDWVARYGGEEFIVVLPRTPIRGALKIAQAIRSQVKALEIPHESSSACSVVTLSLGVASVVPTHNTSPLLVVKGADTALYQAKTQGRDRVEVYFDELSEERFNGSCDLQGFNTLSQALAENRFCFYVQRIEPLQAKESNRKFEILLRLLDRDGKRVSASFDFLKNAACDSLLPKIDRWTVEHLLSYLSNSDLKHWEEGALSVNLSGTVLADSQFIEFLRQQLERYNLPPQLFCFEIPEAAAIAHLTQATQFAQSLKLLGCTVALDDFGGNLCSLQSLKEFPVDFWKIDGDLSKNIETDIVKKSIVEAIEKVARTIGIQTISKSVETETSFEALQKLGVNYAQGFYISQPQRLISN; translated from the coding sequence ATGAGTATTTTGGAACAACTGAATAAGAAAGACCCCAGCGTTATGAACGAGCAATCCCAGGAAAATCCAATTATTTTGATTGTTGATGATACTCCTAGTAACTTGCAATTTCTATTTACCTATTTGGAAAATAAAAACTATAGGGTTTTTGTTGCCCAGCATGGCAAACAAGCCCTGACGATTTCTGAATCGATTCGTCCGGATTTGATTCTGCTGGATATTTTGATGCCCGGTCTGAGTGGTTTTGAGGTTTGTCAAAAACTTAAAGCAAAGCAAGAAACTGAAGATATTCCCATTATTTTTCTCACGGCTCTTTCTGAACCCTCCAATAAAGTTCAAGGTTTTGAAAGTGGAGGGGTTGATTATGTGACTAAACCCATCGCACCCAACGAACTTTTGGCACGCATTCAAACTCATTTGACGCTCAGAAAGACACAACGGCTATTGAAGGAGCGCAATGAAAAGCTGAGTCAACTCTCTGAAGAGCTGATTGTTGCGAATCGGAAATTAGAAGAGCTGAGTTTTTCCGATCCCCTAACGAAGACTTTTAACCGCCGTCATTTTGAGGTGCAGCTCAATCAGGATTGGAATCGACTCGTTCGCTATCCAGACTCCCTATCCATAATTTTGTGCGATGTTGACTATTTTAAAGTTTATAACGATACCTACGGTCATCCCGCAGGAGATCGTTGCTTGCAGCAAGTTGCTGGTGCAATTGTCAGTACGGTGAAGCGTCCCTCGGATTGGGTGGCTCGCTATGGGGGGGAGGAATTTATTGTTGTTTTACCCCGAACTCCGATTCGAGGCGCTCTCAAAATCGCCCAGGCAATTCGCTCTCAAGTCAAAGCGCTAGAAATTCCCCATGAGAGTTCTTCTGCTTGCTCTGTGGTTACCCTGAGCTTAGGCGTGGCGAGTGTGGTTCCCACTCATAATACCTCTCCCCTGTTGGTGGTTAAGGGGGCTGACACGGCATTATATCAAGCTAAAACCCAAGGGCGCGATCGCGTGGAAGTCTATTTTGATGAATTATCCGAGGAGCGATTCAATGGCTCGTGCGATCTTCAAGGGTTTAATACCTTATCCCAAGCTCTTGCAGAAAATCGCTTCTGTTTTTACGTTCAACGTATCGAACCCTTGCAGGCAAAAGAGTCCAACCGAAAGTTTGAAATTCTTCTGCGCCTTTTGGACAGAGATGGCAAGCGAGTCAGCGCTTCGTTCGATTTCCTCAAAAATGCCGCTTGCGATTCCCTTCTACCTAAAATCGATCGCTGGACGGTCGAACATTTGCTATCGTATCTATCCAATAGCGATTTAAAACACTGGGAAGAGGGCGCGCTCTCGGTTAATTTGTCAGGAACGGTTCTTGCAGATTCGCAATTCATTGAGTTTCTTCGCCAACAGTTAGAGCGCTACAACCTGCCTCCTCAGTTATTTTGCTTTGAAATTCCAGAAGCTGCCGCGATCGCGCACTTAACTCAAGCCACTCAATTTGCCCAATCCCTAAAATTACTCGGCTGCACTGTCGCCTTAGATGATTTCGGGGGTAATCTCTGTTCCCTACAATCTCTGAAAGAATTTCCCGTTGATTTTTGGAAAATAGATGGCGATCTCAGCAAAAATATTGAAACCGATATCGTCAAAAAGTCCATTGTAGAAGCCATTGAAAAAGTGGCAAGAACCATCGGCATTCAAACCATTTCTAAGAGTGTGGAAACAGAAACCAGTTTTGAAGCCCTGCAAAAATTAGGCGTGAATTATGCCCAAGGATTCTACATCAGTCAACCTCAACGCTTAATTTCAAATTAA
- a CDS encoding serine/threonine protein kinase produces the protein MLNAKVNTSLIGQLLHQRYQILRVLGCGAFGQVYIAQDTLDPDQSKCVIKHYQIHPDYPHLVKANKRIFLTEAETLSRFGIHPQIPKFLGCFENRTGFYLVQEWVVGQTLNDYLFFLKTLDRVEREMEVVSLFKDVLAVLDFIHRQGLLHCDLKPNNLIRRAQDGKWVVIDFGNAQPVRRKPEEGIPVLPSKTPIAVSPSGYLAAELTIGKPYPNSDLYALGMMGIEVLTGQDPAKLQLDLEKGAIHWSYTDGDNLDLIGCGEALEAILRKMVRYNPQERYSSARDVLQVLEPLSDDSPASLNFAEAGTDILPQLPDEEEEIESALAEDVAEILDRATAEAEVLPEGFVCDTTGGIHGTEKLVRSFKSPLLGLLVSVGVVFAVANAIAITFGLQTLGDTNAADPGVQTLSEAAQAYQKGNLEDAIALAKTVPSDSFAYQESQSTIQQWKTDWERAEEKAAQIEQAFEQGEWNLVLSEAQTLPDIDFWQEKLASAIARSQQEADTEAQRLLDKAFAQARNREFTRAIANLQQISPHTALGEKIQPKLTEYRHKQQVRAKALLQQAYNLAAQRDFLGAIYFLEQISPDTSVGAIARAKLEEYGQKQRIKEKVETAIILQSQAPPTNPGELLQELPPPVLN, from the coding sequence TTGTTAAATGCGAAAGTCAATACTTCCTTAATTGGACAATTACTTCACCAACGCTACCAAATTCTTCGGGTTTTAGGATGTGGTGCTTTTGGACAAGTTTATATTGCCCAAGATACCCTCGATCCCGACCAGTCCAAGTGCGTCATTAAACATTATCAAATTCACCCGGACTATCCCCATTTAGTTAAGGCAAATAAACGAATTTTTCTAACGGAAGCCGAAACCCTGAGTCGATTTGGTATTCATCCGCAAATTCCTAAATTTTTAGGCTGTTTTGAGAATCGAACGGGTTTTTATTTGGTTCAGGAATGGGTTGTCGGGCAAACGCTCAATGATTATTTATTTTTCCTCAAAACCCTCGATCGCGTGGAACGAGAAATGGAGGTTGTCTCCCTCTTCAAAGATGTCCTCGCGGTTCTCGATTTTATCCACCGCCAAGGCTTGCTGCACTGCGATCTCAAGCCGAATAACCTGATTCGACGAGCGCAAGATGGTAAATGGGTGGTGATTGATTTTGGCAATGCTCAACCCGTTCGTCGGAAACCGGAAGAAGGAATCCCGGTATTGCCTTCTAAGACTCCCATTGCGGTGAGTCCGTCGGGATATCTTGCAGCAGAGTTAACAATCGGCAAACCTTACCCCAATAGCGATCTTTACGCTCTGGGAATGATGGGAATTGAGGTGTTAACTGGGCAAGATCCGGCAAAGTTGCAATTGGATTTGGAAAAAGGAGCAATTCATTGGTCTTACACTGATGGCGATAATCTCGATCTGATTGGGTGCGGCGAGGCGCTTGAGGCGATTTTACGGAAGATGGTGCGCTATAACCCGCAAGAGCGCTATTCATCGGCACGGGACGTTCTACAGGTGTTGGAGCCTTTGAGTGATGATTCTCCGGCTTCTTTGAATTTTGCTGAGGCGGGGACGGATATTCTCCCGCAACTTCCTGATGAGGAGGAGGAAATTGAGTCTGCTTTGGCGGAGGATGTTGCAGAAATTTTAGATCGAGCAACCGCAGAGGCGGAAGTATTGCCGGAAGGATTTGTTTGCGATACGACGGGGGGAATTCACGGAACGGAAAAATTGGTGCGTTCTTTCAAGTCACCGCTTCTAGGACTATTGGTGAGTGTGGGGGTTGTTTTTGCTGTTGCTAACGCGATCGCGATTACTTTTGGATTGCAAACCCTAGGGGATACCAATGCTGCCGATCCTGGCGTTCAGACGCTCTCTGAAGCGGCTCAAGCTTATCAAAAGGGAAATTTGGAGGACGCGATCGCGCTGGCGAAAACGGTTCCCTCCGATAGCTTTGCTTATCAAGAGTCCCAAAGCACGATTCAACAGTGGAAAACCGATTGGGAACGTGCGGAGGAAAAGGCGGCGCAAATCGAACAGGCTTTCGAGCAAGGGGAATGGAATCTCGTTCTGAGTGAGGCGCAAACTCTTCCGGATATTGATTTTTGGCAGGAGAAATTGGCTTCTGCGATCGCGCGATCGCAACAAGAGGCAGACACAGAAGCTCAACGCCTTCTCGATAAGGCTTTTGCACAGGCAAGGAATAGAGAATTTACCCGCGCGATCGCGAATTTACAACAAATTTCTCCCCACACTGCTTTAGGAGAAAAAATTCAACCCAAATTAACTGAATATCGCCACAAACAGCAGGTTCGAGCAAAGGCACTCCTGCAACAAGCTTACAATCTCGCCGCTCAACGCGATTTCCTCGGTGCAATTTATTTTCTCGAACAAATTTCTCCCGATACGTCTGTCGGCGCGATCGCGCGGGCAAAGTTAGAGGAATACGGTCAAAAACAGCGCATCAAAGAGAAAGTTGAAACGGCAATCATCCTGCAATCCCAAGCACCCCCGACAAATCCCGGCGAACTTCTCCAAGAGCTTCCGCCTCCGGTATTGAATTAA
- the aroF gene encoding 3-deoxy-7-phosphoheptulonate synthase, which yields MSTTPLTRKSHPNQTTLVKLSDTVTFGGSDAVVIGGPCAIESRKQMETVAQELSTTPVAALRGGAFKPRTSPHSFQGLGQAGLEILADIRQRYGIPVVTEVMAVAQIETVAAHADMLQVGSRNMQNFDLLKALGQAEKPVLLKRGLAATLDEFLGAAEYILSHGNPNVVLCERGIRSFDTFTRNVLDLGTVVALKQLTHLPVIVDPSHAAGKRELVAPLAKAAIACGADGLIIECHPEPEKSVSDARQALSLSEMATLTRSLQPIAAAVGRSIAPFEDGTRIAA from the coding sequence ATGTCCACAACTCCCTTGACCCGCAAATCCCATCCCAACCAAACCACCCTCGTAAAATTGTCGGACACCGTAACCTTCGGCGGTTCGGACGCGGTTGTTATCGGCGGACCCTGCGCAATAGAAAGTCGCAAACAAATGGAAACCGTCGCCCAAGAACTCAGCACAACGCCCGTTGCAGCACTGCGAGGCGGCGCATTCAAACCTCGCACCTCTCCCCATTCCTTTCAAGGATTGGGACAAGCGGGATTAGAAATTTTAGCGGACATTCGTCAGCGTTATGGCATTCCCGTTGTGACTGAAGTGATGGCTGTGGCGCAAATTGAAACCGTCGCCGCTCATGCAGATATGTTGCAAGTGGGCAGTCGCAATATGCAAAACTTCGATCTGCTCAAAGCCTTGGGACAGGCGGAAAAACCCGTCTTGCTCAAGCGAGGATTAGCGGCAACTTTAGATGAGTTTTTGGGTGCGGCAGAATATATTTTAAGCCACGGGAATCCCAATGTGGTGCTGTGCGAGCGCGGGATTCGCAGTTTTGACACCTTCACGCGCAACGTTTTGGATTTAGGCACAGTTGTTGCCCTCAAGCAGTTGACCCACCTCCCGGTCATTGTAGACCCCTCTCACGCAGCCGGAAAGCGGGAATTGGTCGCTCCCCTTGCTAAAGCCGCGATCGCGTGCGGTGCAGATGGCTTGATAATTGAATGTCATCCCGAACCCGAAAAATCGGTGTCTGACGCGCGTCAGGCACTTTCTTTATCTGAAATGGCAACCCTCACCAGAAGTTTGCAACCCATTGCAGCGGCGGTGGGACGTTCTATCGCACCTTTCGAGGACGGAACAAGGATAGCTGCATAA
- a CDS encoding aldose epimerase family protein codes for MFAISLKQDQYATYILSDQEAHSRIEVVPERGGIITQWRIQGQNLLYLDAERFADPKLSIRGGIPILFPICGNLPDNHYTYNGEEYALKQHGFARDLPWEVRDRETDDCAKITLSLESNEKTLAVYPFEFQLTFTYKLKGNTLTLEQRYTNQSEETMPFSTGLHPYFWSADKSQLDFEIPASQLQDQRTKEQRPFEGTFLDLTQDEIDVAFKPVTRDRASLIDRRRNLKIELHYSSDYSTLVFWTLKGKEYVCLEPWSAPRNALNSGENLITLEPGESCETLVELRVSYL; via the coding sequence GTGTTCGCGATCTCGCTCAAGCAAGACCAATACGCAACTTATATTCTGTCCGACCAAGAAGCTCATTCTCGCATAGAAGTCGTGCCAGAACGGGGAGGAATCATTACCCAGTGGCGCATCCAAGGTCAAAACCTTCTGTATTTGGATGCAGAACGCTTCGCCGATCCCAAACTCAGCATTCGGGGGGGAATTCCCATTTTGTTCCCCATCTGCGGCAATCTCCCGGATAACCACTACACCTACAATGGGGAAGAATACGCCCTCAAACAGCACGGGTTTGCCCGCGATTTGCCTTGGGAAGTGCGCGATCGCGAGACAGATGATTGTGCGAAAATCACCCTCTCCCTCGAAAGTAACGAGAAAACCCTTGCGGTTTACCCCTTCGAGTTTCAACTCACCTTCACCTACAAACTCAAAGGCAATACCCTCACTCTCGAACAGCGCTACACCAACCAGTCTGAAGAAACGATGCCTTTCTCAACCGGGTTGCATCCTTACTTCTGGAGTGCGGATAAAAGTCAGCTTGACTTTGAGATTCCCGCTTCGCAACTCCAAGATCAGCGCACCAAAGAACAGCGACCGTTTGAGGGAACCTTTTTGGATCTTACCCAGGACGAGATTGATGTTGCCTTTAAACCCGTAACGCGCGATCGCGCCTCTCTCATCGATCGCCGTCGCAACCTAAAAATCGAACTCCATTACTCCAGTGACTACTCAACGCTCGTTTTTTGGACGCTGAAAGGGAAAGAATATGTGTGTCTCGAACCCTGGAGTGCGCCGAGAAATGCCTTGAATAGTGGAGAAAACCTGATTACCCTCGAACCGGGTGAAAGTTGCGAAACCTTAGTCGAACTGCGCGTCAGCTACCTGTAG
- a CDS encoding helix-turn-helix domain-containing protein, translating to MGKAGEALQQVLETDRIRQNQLAVIMETRHSNVGRWLRGQVDLTGNTIVEIVQALRKTLSNHG from the coding sequence ATGGGCAAAGCAGGTGAGGCACTCCAGCAAGTGCTAGAAACTGACAGAATTAGACAAAATCAGTTAGCAGTCATAATGGAAACCCGCCACTCGAATGTTGGGCGTTGGCTTCGTGGGCAAGTAGACCTTACGGGGAATACAATTGTGGAAATTGTTCAAGCATTGCGGAAAACTCTATCTAACCACGGCTGA
- a CDS encoding DUF4129 domain-containing protein → MATGSYQKDGIGWQWHQFQTRLGEWWERLISGANIDRPNLPNFDSPMWEILARVVFWCVVVAFIAWLVWGLWKLLSPYLYAQKSPRDRGLPQKSTQGVSVSQWLARSRKFQQQGDYRQACICLYRAMLQQLHEKGIAPHKASRTDGEYLKIVAQLPQPQPYQTLLLTHQQLCFSNIDATASLFAQCQQAYQQIP, encoded by the coding sequence ATGGCGACAGGATCTTATCAAAAGGATGGAATCGGTTGGCAGTGGCATCAATTCCAAACGCGATTGGGGGAATGGTGGGAACGTCTAATTTCGGGCGCAAATATCGATCGTCCCAATCTTCCGAACTTTGACTCTCCTATGTGGGAAATCTTGGCTAGGGTTGTGTTTTGGTGCGTTGTCGTCGCGTTTATAGCGTGGCTGGTTTGGGGATTGTGGAAATTGTTGAGTCCCTACCTGTACGCTCAAAAATCGCCGCGCGATCGCGGATTGCCACAAAAATCAACTCAAGGGGTTTCTGTCTCTCAATGGTTGGCGCGATCGCGCAAGTTTCAACAACAGGGAGACTATCGACAAGCCTGTATTTGCCTCTACCGTGCCATGCTACAGCAATTGCATGAAAAAGGGATTGCTCCCCATAAAGCCAGTCGAACCGATGGAGAATACCTTAAAATCGTTGCACAATTGCCACAACCGCAACCCTATCAAACCTTACTCCTCACCCACCAACAACTTTGTTTCAGTAACATAGATGCGACTGCATCGCTTTTTGCCCAGTGTCAGCAAGCCTATCAACAAATTCCTTGA
- a CDS encoding ShlB/FhaC/HecB family hemolysin secretion/activation protein — MLYFGILLCANNAVTESVRAEAIAPSEDSVGKEYQSLVEQGLTPISSDSSSVIGLDPTEIASLGEIRDEGNPKVNLPLNQRVLTAQTIPNINAQIPGGLTDPVPLPPRPPSIEPSDPPEPPQKLPPPSELLQPGPTAPQPQPGEDVPDVIRVERFEILGSTVFSEEEWAEVTAPFTNRSISFAELLEVRSLITQHYIDRGYITTGALIPPQELSDGVVQIQVVEGGVEDINVTGTTRLNPGYVRSRLGLATDPPLNIEQLREALQLLQLNPLIGTISAELSAGTTVGTNILDVEVTEADTLSLEAALNNGRSPNVGSFRRGVSFTEANLLGLGDSISASFFNTDGSNSLDLSYTLPINPRNGTVRFSFGTSLSRVIDPDFEVLDIRSRSRFFELTLRQPILQSPAQELALGFTISRQESQSILGLDNIGGFPISAGADNEGRTKVTALRFFQDWVKRSEQQVFAARSQFSLGVNWFDATDNNGSPESTFASWRGQAQWVRLLAPDTLLFVRTDVQLSDRPLLTLEQFSLGGIDSVRGYRQDFLLQDNGWFISTEARIPILRIPEIEGVLQVTPFIDFGVGWSNLDNSSAETIAGLGLGLRWQQGDRLTMRLDWGIPLKDRPTRRRSWQENGLYFSVNYRLF, encoded by the coding sequence TTGCTCTATTTCGGAATTCTTTTATGTGCCAATAATGCTGTCACTGAAAGCGTTCGTGCTGAAGCCATTGCTCCCTCAGAAGATTCAGTAGGAAAAGAATATCAATCCTTGGTCGAACAAGGGCTAACGCCTATTTCGAGCGATTCATCTTCAGTCATTGGTTTAGATCCCACCGAAATCGCTTCCCTCGGGGAAATTCGCGACGAAGGAAACCCAAAGGTTAATCTTCCATTGAATCAAAGGGTTCTAACCGCGCAAACAATCCCGAATATTAACGCTCAAATTCCTGGAGGACTGACCGACCCCGTTCCGCTTCCTCCCAGACCCCCTTCAATTGAGCCTTCCGACCCTCCCGAACCCCCTCAAAAATTACCCCCCCCTTCAGAACTGCTGCAACCAGGACCCACAGCACCGCAACCGCAACCGGGAGAAGACGTTCCCGATGTAATTCGGGTCGAACGGTTTGAAATTTTGGGCAGTACGGTTTTTAGTGAAGAAGAATGGGCAGAGGTGACGGCACCGTTTACCAATCGCTCGATTTCCTTCGCAGAACTCCTAGAGGTGCGCTCCCTTATCACCCAACACTATATCGATCGCGGCTACATCACGACAGGTGCGTTGATTCCCCCCCAGGAATTGTCCGATGGCGTAGTGCAAATTCAAGTGGTTGAAGGCGGCGTTGAAGATATTAACGTAACGGGAACCACGCGACTCAATCCGGGCTACGTTCGCAGTCGTTTGGGACTCGCAACAGACCCTCCCCTCAATATCGAACAGTTGCGCGAAGCCCTACAACTGCTGCAACTTAATCCCCTCATTGGCACGATTTCGGCGGAATTGTCGGCAGGAACAACCGTTGGCACGAATATTTTGGATGTTGAAGTCACAGAAGCCGATACCTTGAGTCTTGAGGCGGCGCTGAATAATGGGCGATCTCCCAATGTGGGCAGTTTTCGGCGCGGGGTAAGTTTCACCGAGGCAAATTTGCTGGGGTTGGGGGATAGCATCAGTGCTAGTTTTTTCAATACCGACGGCAGCAATAGCTTAGATTTAAGTTACACCCTACCGATTAATCCCCGAAATGGTACGGTGCGCTTCAGCTTTGGTACGTCTTTAAGTCGAGTCATCGACCCGGATTTTGAGGTTCTCGATATTCGTTCGCGATCGCGCTTTTTTGAACTGACCCTGCGCCAACCCATCCTCCAAAGCCCCGCCCAAGAACTCGCCCTCGGTTTCACCATTTCTCGGCAAGAGAGTCAAAGCATTCTGGGATTGGATAATATCGGCGGATTTCCCATCTCCGCCGGCGCAGATAACGAAGGACGCACGAAAGTTACCGCCCTACGCTTCTTCCAAGATTGGGTCAAACGCAGCGAACAACAGGTATTTGCCGCCCGTTCTCAATTCAGTTTGGGCGTGAATTGGTTCGATGCCACAGATAATAACGGTTCGCCGGAAAGTACCTTCGCGTCTTGGCGCGGACAAGCCCAGTGGGTACGTCTGTTGGCACCAGACACCCTCTTATTCGTGCGAACCGACGTGCAACTGTCCGATCGCCCCCTCTTGACCCTAGAACAGTTTAGCTTGGGGGGAATTGATAGCGTTCGCGGCTATCGTCAGGATTTTCTCCTCCAGGATAACGGCTGGTTCATCTCCACCGAGGCGCGCATTCCCATTCTGCGCATTCCAGAAATTGAGGGAGTGTTGCAGGTTACGCCCTTTATTGATTTTGGCGTGGGGTGGAGTAACTTGGATAATTCCTCAGCAGAAACGATCGCGGGATTGGGATTGGGGTTGCGCTGGCAGCAGGGCGATCGCCTCACAATGCGCTTAGATTGGGGCATTCCTTTAAAGGATCGCCCGACCCGGCGGCGATCTTGGCAGGAAAATGGACTATACTTTTCCGTGAATTATCGCCTGTTTTAG